In Limnohabitans sp. TEGF004, the genomic window CGATGAGCAGGACGCGTTTGCTGGCATTGGCGCTCAGGCGGTTGGCGAGCAAGCAGCCTGCGGTGCCGGCGCCGACGATGATGTAGTCAAACTGGGAATCACTCATGCAGATGTCTCAACTCTTTGTTGTTGTGTGCACGGATGGTAGCTTGCTTGTGTGCGTCACAGCGCCCATGCACGCGCGCGGGCGCCAACCTCCGCAAAGAGCAACAAAGTTACTTCGATGTAGGCATGACGAACTCAGCGCCCTTACCAATGCTCTCAGGCCAACGTTGCATGACGCTCTTTTGCTTGGTGTAGAAACGCACGCCCTCTTCACCGTAGGCGTGCATGTCGCCAAACAAGCTCTTCTTCCAGCCGCCAAAACCGTGCCACGCCATGGGCACGGGGATTGGCACGTTGATGCCGACCATGCCCACTTGGATGTGGCGTGCAAATTCGCGGGCCACGTTCCCGTCGCGGGTGAAGCAGCTCACGCCGTTGCCAAACTCATGGGCGTTGATCAAATCCACAGCTTGGGCCAAGTCGGCGACGCGCATGCAGCTGAGCACTGGGCCAAAGATTTCTTCTTTGTAGATGCGCATGTCGGGTGTGACGTTGTCAAACAAGGTGCCGCCCATCCAGAAACCGTTTTTGCAACCATCGCCAGCAGCGGCGCTGTCAAAGTTGCGACCGTCGACCAACAAGCGTGCGCCTTCTTTCACGCCTTGCTCGATGTAGCCGGTGATGCGCTTGTGCGCCACGTCGGTGACGATGGGGCCCATTTCGGCGGCGAGGTTTTCGCCGTTGAGCACTTTCAAAGCCTTGGTGCGTTCAATCAGCTTGGGCATCAAACGGTCTGCCACATCGCCGACCAATACGGCCACGCTGATGGCCATGCAGCGCTCACCGGCTGAGCCGTAAGCCGCGCCAATCAAGGCGTCTACCGCTTGGTCAATGTCGGCGTCGGGCATGACCACCATGTGGTTCTTCGCGCCGCCCAAGGCTTGCACGCGCTTGCCGTGGTGTGCACCGGTTTCGTAGATGTAGTTGGCGATGGGGGTCGAGCCCACAAAGCTCACCGCTTTCACATCGGGGTGCACCAACAACGCATCAACCGCTTCTTTGTCGCCTTGCACCACGTTGAACACGCCGTCTGGCAAGCCAGCTTGTTTGAGCAACTCAGCCATGAAGAGGGCGGGTGTTGGGTCAATCGGGCTGGGCTTCAACACAAACGTGTTGCCAGCAGCAATGGCCACAGGGAACATCCATGCGGGCACCATGACGGGGAAGTTGAAGGGCGTCACGCCTGCCACCACGCCGAGGGGTTGGCGCATGGTCCAGTTGTCGATGCCTGTGGACACTTGCTCAGTGAAGTCGCCCTTGAGCAATTGAGGAATGCCGGTGGCGAACTCGACGATGTCGATGCCGCGGCTGACTTCGCCTTGGGCGTCGGTGAACACTTTGCCGTGCTCGGCGGTGATCATGTGGGCCAGCTTGTCTTTGTTGGCATTGAGCAGCTCCAAGAACTTGAACATCACGCGGGCACGGCGCAGGGGCGGCGTGTCGGCCCAAGCGGGGAAGGCCTTTTGGGCGGCGGCCACAGCCGCGTTGACATCGGCTACATTGGCCAAGCTCACATTGCCTGTGACGGCGCCTGTGGCTGGGTTGTACACGGGTTGGGTGCGTGTACCGCTGCCGTTAGCAACGGCGCCGTTGATGTAATGCGCGATGTGGGCTTGTGTCATGGTGTCTCTCGTGGTGTGAAAAAGATGACGCAGTGTAGGCAGGGCGAATGCATGAAACAAGCATCAAACCCTGAATTGATTGTTCAAAATAGTGAACAATCAAACCATGAACGATCAAAAAATCAGCGAACTCTGGCACCACCTGCATTGGCTGAGTGTGCTGGCTCAACAAGGCAGCTACACCGCTGCGGCTGCACGCCTAGGCGTGAGTAAGGCCGCCATGAGCCAGCGCATTGCTGAACTCGAACGTGCAGCGCGTGTGCCGCTGGTGCAGCGCACCACCCGCAGCGTGCGTTTGACGGAAGCCGGGCAGCGATTGGTGGACGACACGCGAGCCTCGTTTGAACAAATCGAACACAGCTTTGCCCAAGTGCGCGACTTGGCGGGTGTGCCCAGCGGCCTGTTGCGCGTCACCGCCCCTGTGGCTTTTGCGCGTCAACAGTTAGCCCCGCGTTTGGCAGACTTTTTACGCGAATATCCAGAGGTGCGCATCGAGCTAGACATGTCTGACCGACTCAGCAGCTTGGCTACCGAAGGTTTTGACTTGGCCATTCGTCATACGGCCCGTCCGCCGGATACCCACGTGGCGTGGACCTTGTGCAGCACGCATTCAGTGTTGGTGGCCAGTAAAACGTATTTGCGCCGTGCGGGCACACCGCAAACGCCAGCTGATTTGCAAGCGCACAACTGCTTGCATTACCTGCGCGCGCAAGACACGCCCACGTGGACGTTGGCGCGTGTGAAGCCCAAAGCAAAAGACAAAGCGAATGATGAACGCATCACCGTACCGGTGACGGGGCAGCTGGCTGCGAATAACAGCGAAGCTTTAAGGGAGGCTGCGTTGACGGGGTTGGGCATTGCGTTGCTGCCCGACTTCAGCGCGCAAGCTGCTTTGCAGCAAGGCAAGCTGGTGCAGGTGTTGCCAGACTGGCAACCCGTGGGCGCGTTTGCCGAGCAGCTGTACGCCATTCGCCCGTATTCACCCCATGTGCCGAGAGCGGTGACGGCGTTTGTGGATTATTTGCGAAAGGCCTTGGCCGGAGGTTTTGCGGCTTAAACCAACGTGCGTGACGGCACTCGCCCAAGCTCAACGTGTGTTTTTTGGCTTAACGCCCACCCGAAATTTCCATCAAGCTCATGGTGGTGTAACTCGCCGCATCGCTGAGCAGCCACACAATCGCTTGTGCCACTTCTTCGGACGTTCCGCCGCGCTGCATGGGTACCAAGTGTGCCAAGTCGCGCACGCGGTTGGGCAAACCGCCCGAGGCGTGGATGTCGGTGTCAATCAGGCCGGGGCGCACCGCATTGACACGAATGCCTTCAGTCGCCACTTCTTTGGCAAGGCCGATGGTGAAAGCGTCAATGGCGCTTTTGGCCGCGGCGTAGTCCACGTATTGGCCGGGCGCACCCAAGCGTGCGGCGGCGCTTGACACGTTGACGATGCTGCCGCCCGAGCCACCGTGTGCCGTGCTCATGCGCTTGACAGCTTCGCGCGCGCAGGCGAACGAGCCCAGCACGTTGATGCGCATCATGCGTTCCCACCGCGCCCAGCTTTGGTCTTGCACTTTGGCGGTCACATCCACCACGCCCGCGTTGTTGACGAGGCCTGAGATGCGACCCAGCTTGGCATCGACTTCGGCAAACATGCGCAAGATGTGCGCTTCGTCGCCCACATCGGCCTGCACCGCGATGGCGCTGCCGCCTGCGTCTTGAATCTGTTTCACCACGCGTTCGGCAGCCGCAGCGTTAGTGGCGTAATTCACGGCCACGGCCCAGCCTTGCTGCGCTGCTAAAACGGCAGTGGCGGCGCCAATGCCTCGGCTGGCGCCAGTGATTAAGAGGACGGGTTTCATGTCTGTCTCCTGTGTGCGTGTTTGACGAACGGATGAGCGGCACGATACATCGAAGTGTTTGAAAAACGAGTAACCTGTTTGATACTGACTTTTGAAAAATTTAAGAGGTGCTTGCTATGACCGTTCGACTTCACGCCGCAGATGGTTTTGAATTTCCTGCTTATGTGGCCCAGCCCAAAGGCGCACCGAAAGGTGCCATCGTGGTGGTGCAAGAGATTTTTGGTGTCAACGCGCACATCCGGGAAGTGGCGGATGGTTATGCAGCTCAAGGCTATTTGGCAGTTGCGCCTGCCACCTTCCACCGTGCCAAGCATGGTGTGGAGTTGGGCTACACGCCTGACGACATGCAAGCTGGCATGGCATTGAAGACCGCGATCGAAGCTTTGCCATCGCCCGGTGTCATGGCCGACATTCAAGCGGCGGTGGATTACGCGGCCAAGACCAGCGGCGGCAAAGTGGGCATCGTGGGTTATTGCTGGGGCGGTTTGTTGTCATGGCGCGCGGCCGCTTTGGTGAAGGGCCTGAGCGCTGCTGTGCCTTATTACGGCGGCGGCTCCACCACAGACGAAGAAATTGCGCGTCATCCCAATTGCCCCGTCTTGGCGCACTATGCCGAAGAAGACCATTGGATTCAGCTAGACACGGTGGAGAAGTTCAGCCGTGCGCACCCTGAGGTGGAGGTGCATGTGTACCCCGCCAATCACGGTTTTAACTGTGACCATCGGGGCGCGTACCAAGAGGCCTCAGCCAAACTGGCGCTGTCGCGAACCTTGGCGTTTTTTGCCAAGCACGTGGGCTAAGTTCAGTTCGTTGGTGTGTGGCTGCGTGCGCTGCGCAGCACGCCCATGGTGGTGTGAAACAAGGCCACCATCACAAAGCAGCCCATGAAATCACCCAACGCCATGGCTGCGCTTTTGCGCCACAGCTCTTCTCTGGCGGTCACGTCTTGGGTGAGGTACAGCAGGTTGTGCACCACGCCGTTGAGCACGCTGGCCGTGAGTGACAGCCACACGATGTGGTGGTAGCGCAGATTGGTTAGGTCGTCTTGAATGTGAAGTAAACGCATCAACCCAAAGGCGGCAATGGGGTAGGTCATCAGGCTCACCACGGCAAAATAAACGACGGAAGACATGGGTTTGTCAGGCCAAATTCCTGCACCTAGATAAATGCCAACCACCAAGAGCCCTACGATGGCAGGCAAGCGCCCCACCAGCACTGCCAAGAGCTTCACGCCTGCTGGCAGAAACAACAAACTGATGCCAGCCGAGTAAACAAACTGTGCGTCAAAAAACTGGTTCAGCCTAAATGACAGGCTAAACAAAATGCCCGAAATCACCGCGATGGCAATGTGCGACCAGCGAACTTCAGGCAAGTGCATCAAGACAACCCGTGCAGTTTTTTCGCGGCATCAATGGCAAAGTAGGTGAGCACACCATCTGCGCCTGCGCGCTTGAAGGCCAACAAGCTTTCCATCATCACCGCATCGTGGTCGAGCCAGCCGTTGATGGCTGCCGCCTTGAGCATGGCGTATTCGCCACTCACTTGGTAAGCGAAAGTCGGAACCTTGAATTCGTCTTTGACGCGGCGCACTACGTCGAGGTAGGGCATGCCGGGTTTGACCATCACCATGTCCGCGCCTTCGGCGATGTCCAGCGCCACTTCGCGCAGGGCTTCGTCGGTGTTGCCGGGGTCCATTTGGTAGACCTTTTTGTCGGCCTTGCCCAAATTAGAGGCAGAGCCCACAGCATCGCGGAAAGGGCCGTAAAACGCGCTGGCGTATTTGGCGCTGTAGGCCATGATGCGGGTGTGGATGTGACCGCGTGCTTCGAGGGCTTGGCGAATTGCACCAATCCTGCCGTCCATCATGTCGCTGGGCGCCACGATGTCTACGCCTGCGTCAGCTTGGGCCAGAGCCTGCTTGACCAGCATCTCCGTGGTGACGTCGTTCAAGATGTAGCCGGTGTCATCCAGTAAGCCGTCCTGGCCATGGCTGGTGAAGGGGTCGAGCGCCACGTCGGTCATTACGCCCAATTCTGGGAAATTCTTTTTCAGCTCGCGCACCACATGCGGCACAAGGCCGTCGGGGTTTGTGGCCTCAACGCCATCGGGTGTTTTGAGGTGTGCACTGATAACGGGGAACAGTGCCATCACGGGAATGCCCAGCTTCACGCATTGCTCGGCCACGGGCAGCAGCAAGTCCAAGCTCAAGCGCTCGACGCCTGGCATAGAGCCCACAGCTTCGCGGCGGTTTTCGCCTTCGAGCACAAAGACGGGGTAAATCA contains:
- a CDS encoding CoA-acylating methylmalonate-semialdehyde dehydrogenase, producing the protein MTQAHIAHYINGAVANGSGTRTQPVYNPATGAVTGNVSLANVADVNAAVAAAQKAFPAWADTPPLRRARVMFKFLELLNANKDKLAHMITAEHGKVFTDAQGEVSRGIDIVEFATGIPQLLKGDFTEQVSTGIDNWTMRQPLGVVAGVTPFNFPVMVPAWMFPVAIAAGNTFVLKPSPIDPTPALFMAELLKQAGLPDGVFNVVQGDKEAVDALLVHPDVKAVSFVGSTPIANYIYETGAHHGKRVQALGGAKNHMVVMPDADIDQAVDALIGAAYGSAGERCMAISVAVLVGDVADRLMPKLIERTKALKVLNGENLAAEMGPIVTDVAHKRITGYIEQGVKEGARLLVDGRNFDSAAAGDGCKNGFWMGGTLFDNVTPDMRIYKEEIFGPVLSCMRVADLAQAVDLINAHEFGNGVSCFTRDGNVAREFARHIQVGMVGINVPIPVPMAWHGFGGWKKSLFGDMHAYGEEGVRFYTKQKSVMQRWPESIGKGAEFVMPTSK
- a CDS encoding LysR family transcriptional regulator codes for the protein MNDQKISELWHHLHWLSVLAQQGSYTAAAARLGVSKAAMSQRIAELERAARVPLVQRTTRSVRLTEAGQRLVDDTRASFEQIEHSFAQVRDLAGVPSGLLRVTAPVAFARQQLAPRLADFLREYPEVRIELDMSDRLSSLATEGFDLAIRHTARPPDTHVAWTLCSTHSVLVASKTYLRRAGTPQTPADLQAHNCLHYLRAQDTPTWTLARVKPKAKDKANDERITVPVTGQLAANNSEALREAALTGLGIALLPDFSAQAALQQGKLVQVLPDWQPVGAFAEQLYAIRPYSPHVPRAVTAFVDYLRKALAGGFAA
- a CDS encoding SDR family oxidoreductase gives rise to the protein MKPVLLITGASRGIGAATAVLAAQQGWAVAVNYATNAAAAERVVKQIQDAGGSAIAVQADVGDEAHILRMFAEVDAKLGRISGLVNNAGVVDVTAKVQDQSWARWERMMRINVLGSFACAREAVKRMSTAHGGSGGSIVNVSSAAARLGAPGQYVDYAAAKSAIDAFTIGLAKEVATEGIRVNAVRPGLIDTDIHASGGLPNRVRDLAHLVPMQRGGTSEEVAQAIVWLLSDAASYTTMSLMEISGGR
- a CDS encoding dienelactone hydrolase family protein, translating into MTVRLHAADGFEFPAYVAQPKGAPKGAIVVVQEIFGVNAHIREVADGYAAQGYLAVAPATFHRAKHGVELGYTPDDMQAGMALKTAIEALPSPGVMADIQAAVDYAAKTSGGKVGIVGYCWGGLLSWRAAALVKGLSAAVPYYGGGSTTDEEIARHPNCPVLAHYAEEDHWIQLDTVEKFSRAHPEVEVHVYPANHGFNCDHRGAYQEASAKLALSRTLAFFAKHVG
- the hemB gene encoding porphobilinogen synthase, whose product is MQHPFASFPANRPRRLRRDDFTRRLVREHALSVNDLIYPVFVLEGENRREAVGSMPGVERLSLDLLLPVAEQCVKLGIPVMALFPVISAHLKTPDGVEATNPDGLVPHVVRELKKNFPELGVMTDVALDPFTSHGQDGLLDDTGYILNDVTTEMLVKQALAQADAGVDIVAPSDMMDGRIGAIRQALEARGHIHTRIMAYSAKYASAFYGPFRDAVGSASNLGKADKKVYQMDPGNTDEALREVALDIAEGADMVMVKPGMPYLDVVRRVKDEFKVPTFAYQVSGEYAMLKAAAINGWLDHDAVMMESLLAFKRAGADGVLTYFAIDAAKKLHGLS